The following coding sequences lie in one Musa acuminata AAA Group cultivar baxijiao chromosome BXJ1-8, Cavendish_Baxijiao_AAA, whole genome shotgun sequence genomic window:
- the LOC135588257 gene encoding zinc finger CCCH domain-containing protein 33-like: MPNTRHNAVSDSSSDAPTDHIEESVRHLKIEDGDRRKGADGQPNPYPDRPGQPDCSFYLRTGSCSYGSKCKYHHPTIAGQGNHYRGELPQRDGQPDCQFFMKTGTCKFGSTCKYHHPQDKRDTQVLQLNVLSLPLRKDEKSCPYYMRTGTCKFGVACKFNHPQPANVGAMFPESGLPINGYYGSFAPSTGPSLTGELPPWPFSRTTMSSPHMQGLQGFMPLIQPHSQATMPMQQDWSTYMGSIHIPSYSGPRPNHLSNLKNHGQPGSMAPVNFPHRPDQPECQHYIRTGCCRYGSSCKYHHPKERNPPAACTIGPFGLPLRPGEPACTFYATYGSCKYGAACKFDHPYVAVFPLMEQPLAYPYQRGSECTQMTSDNPSCWMPKAPDELMKPERIGELQDLDDIEHDDPSTPTSPSHTAPHSESSSINQSDHC, translated from the exons ATGCCCAACACCAGGCACAATGCTGTTTCCGATTCCTCCTCGGACGCACCGACCGATCACATTGAAG AATCTGTGAGGCATTTAAAGATCGAGGATGGGGATCGTCGGAAGGGCGCTGATGGGCAGCCGAATCCGTATCCTGACCGCCCTGGACAACCTGATTGCAGTTTCTACTTGAGGACCGGCTCATGCAGTTACGGGAGCAAGTGCAAGTATCACCATCCTACCATCGCTGGGCAG GGAAATCATTATCGAGGTGAACTCCCGCAAAGAGATGGTCAACCTGATTGCCAG TTTTTCATGAAGACAGGAACCTGCAAATTTGGCTCAACCTGTAAATATCACCATCCACAAGATAAGCGTGACACCCAAGTACTTCAGTTAAATGTTTTGAGTCTACCACTGCGAAAG GATGAAAAATCATGTCCCTACTACATGAGGACTGGAACTTGTAAATTTGGAGTTGCCTGCAAGTTTAATCATCCTCAGCCAGCCAATGTTGGAGCCATGTTTCCTGAATCAGGTCTCCCAATTAATGGATATTATGGATCTTTTGCACCGTCAACAGGACCATCTTTAACAGGTGAACTTCCACCATGGCCTTTCTCAAGGACCACCATGTCTAGTCCTCATATGCAAGGGCTCCAAGGTTTCATGCCACTTATTCAGCCGCACAGCCAAGCCACCATGCCTATGCAGCAAGATTGGAGCACATACATG GGCAGTATTCACATTCCCTCTTACAGTGGTCCTAGGCCTAATCATCTATCCAATTTAAAGAACCATGGGCAGCCAGGCTCAATGGCACCAGTTAATTTTCCACACAGACCTGATCAACCAGAATGCCAACACTACATAAGAACAGGGTGCTGCAGATATGGTAGTTCTTGTAAGTACCACCACCCGAAAGAGAGGAACCCACCAGCTGCATGCACTATAGGGCCCTTTGGGCTTCCTCTCAGACCA GGTGAGCCTGCATGCACATTCTATGCTACCTACGGAAGCTGCAAATACGGGGCAGCTTGCAAATTTGATCACCCATATGTGGCTGTGTTCCCTCTGATGGAACAACCACTGGCCTATCCCTATCAAAGGGGTTCAGAATGTACACAGATGACTTCAGACAATCCATCTTGCTGGATGCCAAAAGCACCTGATGAGCTCATGAAACCTGAGAGAATTGGTGAACTGCAGGATTTGGATGACATTGAGCATGATGATCCGTCTACTCCAACTTCTCCATCGCATACTGCTCCTCATTCAGAATCATCATCAATAAATCAATCTGATCACTGTTAG